In Uranotaenia lowii strain MFRU-FL chromosome 2, ASM2978415v1, whole genome shotgun sequence, one genomic interval encodes:
- the LOC129743126 gene encoding uncharacterized protein LOC129743126, translated as MEDYSILKKQERQLRASMKGVANFVRDYKPELHESQLEVRLSLLESTIKKYYLVRQKIEVHLDVADSDGEKEDAKESEAAKKRRLQKQAVEREAKFDEETLEVEEQYCTLKAALLALRPRKVEVLSASGSAERADTISRVKLPDIKLPVFDGKLRDWIPFRDMFDSLIHNNHQLSDIDKFTYLRSAISGEALQEISSIELSADNYQVACDMLEKRYENKKLIVKAYLDALFGIEPLKKESGEALNRLVSDFDRNIQMLGKIGEDTEKWSTILAYMVCSRLDSVTLRQWESHHNSKDVPTYQKVMDFLRDQALVLQSIAPRRSEDIESCRQRTTVHTVSRFQNNCLFCGSSFHSASACSKFRAMSVPQRFGVVKMKRLCINCLGSGHFADRCSRGPCRECNRKHHSMLHKSFNSFSSQSSVSQNQSTVNSQSFHNENLPGPSGQGHEHNSIRQNQQSQPSHTNPQAHENSTNSYPIIQTRIRHTQPQHTTDNSFTFNAAPRPKSAKFRSPRVLMSTAVVRVEDRFGNHSFARTLLDSCSEYCYVTKSFAKRLNLRRSRNVLRVQGIGNESAKSIESVEARIRPRVSEISSFSEDMSFHVLPKITSNLPTTKVSLNGIKIPHNLALADPEFWSPGPIDMIIGAEYFCNLLRSGKVSDAGPTLQETELGWVVSGRVPDCSV; from the coding sequence atggAGGATTACAGCATCTTGAAAAAGCAAGAGCGCCAGTTGCGGGCTTCCATGAAGGGTGTCGCCAATTTTGTCAGAGATTACAAGCCAGAGCTGCATGAGAGCCAATTAGAAGTCAGATTGAGTCTGTTAGAGTCGACGATCAAGAAATACTACCTGGTAAGACAAAAAATCGAAGTACATTTGGATGTAGCAGACAGTGATGGTGAGAAAGAGGATGCAAAGGAGTCAGAGGCTGCCAAGAAACGGAGATTGCAGAAGCAGGCTGTGGAGCGCGAAGCCAAATTCGACGAGGAAACTCTGGAGGTCGAAGAGCAGTACTGCACCCTGAAAGCAGCACTCCTTGCGTTGCGTCCTAGGAAGGTTGAGGTCTTAAGTGCGTCTGGGTCTGCAGAACGAGCTGATACCATATCCCGTGTCAAGCTTCCGGATATCAAGCTGCCAGTTTTCGACGGAAAACTTCGAGATTGGATTCCGTTCCGGGATATGTTTGACAGCTTGATCCACAACAACCATCAGCTCTCCGATATCGATAAGTTTACTTATCTGCGGTCAGCAATAAGCGGAGAAGCGCTCCAGGAGATCAGCTCCATTGAACTGTCTGCTGATAACTACCAGGTAGCCTGCGACATGTTGGAAAAGAGATACGAGAACAAAAAGTTGATCGTGAAGGCGTATTTGGACGCGCTGTTTGGTATCGAGCCTCTGAAGAAGGAAAGCGGTGAAGCTCTGAACCGCCTGGTCAGTGATTTCGATCGAAACATCCAGATGCTGGGCAAGATAGGTGAGGATACCGAAAAGTGGTCGACTATTCTCGCTTATATGGTCTGCTCTCGCCTTGATTCGGTCACACTTCGTCAGTGGGAGAGTCACCACAATTCAAAAGATGTTCCGACATACCAGAAAGTAATGGACTTTCTGAGGGATCAGGCATTGGTTCTGCAATCGATAGCACCGAGAAGGTCAGAGGACATCGAGAGTTGTCGTCAACGTACAACAGTACACACCGTATCGAGATTCCAGAACAACTGTTTGTTCTGTGGAAGTTCGTTTCACTCAGCTTCTGCGTGCAGCAAGTTCAGAGCGATGTCAGTGCCCCAGCGTTTCGGAGTGGTTAAAATGAAGCGGCTCTGCATCAATTGTTTGGGTTCCGGTCACTTTGCGGATCGTTGTAGCAGAGGACCATGTCGTGAGTGCAACAGAAAGCACCATTCGATGTTGCACaaaagttttaacagtttttcgaGTCAGAGCTCCGTTTCACAAAACCAGTCGACAGTCAACAGTCAATCGTTTCATAATGAAAATCTTCCAGGACCTTCTGGGCAAGGTCATGAACACAATTCGATTAGACAGAATCAACAAAGTCAACCCTCGCACACAAATCCTCAAGCACATGAGAATTCCACTAATTCCTACCCTATAATACAAACACGTATTCGCCACACTCAACCACAACACACCACAGACAATTCTTTTACTTTTAATGCGGCACCAAGGCCGAAAAGCGCTAAATTTCGTTCGCCTCGAGTTTTGATGTCAACCGCTGTAGTGCGTGTTGAAGATCGTTTTGGTAATCATTCGTTTGCGAGAACACTATTGGATTCGTGTTCTGAATATTGCTATGTTACGAAAAGCTTTGCGAAAAGATTGAATCTCCGAAGAAGTCGGAATGTTTTGAGAGTCCAAGGTATTGGAAATGAGTCAGCTAAATCGATTGAGTCAGTTGAGGCAAGAATTCGGCCTCGTGTGTCAGAGATTTCTTCATTTTCGGAAGATATGAGTTTCCATGTGTTGCCAAAGATCACGAGTAATCTGCCCACCACCAAAGTATCGCTCAATGGGATCAAGATTCCTCATAATTTGGCATTGGCGGACCCTGAGTTTTGGAGCCCGGGTCCGATTGATATGATTATTGGGGCAGAATACTTCTGCAATTTGTTGCGTTCAGGTAAAGTTTCGGACGCTGGTCCAACCCTGCAAGAAACTGAGTTAGGATGGGTTGTTTCCGGAAGAGTTCCGGATTGCTCCGTTTAA